The following coding sequences are from one Tachysurus vachellii isolate PV-2020 chromosome 7, HZAU_Pvac_v1, whole genome shotgun sequence window:
- the tspan5a gene encoding tetraspanin-5a, with the protein MMSGKHYNGQEVSCCIKYFIFGFNIIFWLLGVAFLGIGLWAWSEKGVLSNISSITDLGGFDPVWLFLVVGGVMFILGFAGCIGALRENTVLLKFFSVFLGIIFFLELTAGVLAFVFKDWIKDQLNFFINNNIRAYRDDIDLQNLIDFTQEYWECCGAFGASDWNMNVYFNCTDTNPSREKCGVPFSCCTKDPAEDVINTQCGYDVRAKLDDEQKTYIYVKGCVPQFEKWLQDNLTVVAGIFIGIALLQIFGICLAQNLVSDIEAVQASCLFT; encoded by the exons ttacTGGGGGTGGCCTTCCTGGGGATTGGACTATGGGCATGGAGTGAGAAG ggcGTGCTCTCAAACATATCCTCCATCACTGATCTGGGTGGCTTTGACCCCGTCTGGCTCTTTCTGGTGGTGGGTGGTGTGATGTTTATCCTGGGTTTTGCTGGATGCATCGGAGCTCTGAGAGAGAACACTGTACTCCTCAAATTT TTTTCAGTGTTTCTGGGGATTATCTTCTTCCTGGAACTGACGGCTGGGGTTCTTGCCTTTGTCTTTAAGGACTGGATCAAAGACCAGCTCAACTtcttcattaataataacatcagAGCCTATAGAGATGATATTGACCTCCAGAATCTCATCGACTTCACTCAGGAATAC TGGGAGTGCTGTGGGGCATTTGGAGCCAGTGACTGGAATATGAACGTATACTTCAACTGCACAGACACCAACCCCAGCCGAGAGAAGTGTGGCGTTCCCTTCTCCTGCTGCACCAAGGACCCAGCG GAGGATGTCATCAATACACAATGTGGATATGATGTCCGGGCTAAATTG GATGACGAGCAAAAGACCTACATATACGTGAAGGGCTGTGTACCTCAGTTTGAGAAGTGGTTACAGGACAACCTGACAGTGGTAGCAGGCATCTTTATAGGAATTGCCCTGCTACAG ATTTTTGGTATATGCCTGGCCCAAAATCTAGTGAGTGATATTGAAGCTGTGCAGGCGAGCTG TTTGTTCACATGA